The DNA sequence CACACTTACTAACAGAAGACACACACCGCTAACAAACTCACtttgtgtctcacacacactcccagtgcACCAGGTGTTCAGTAGCTGGTTGGCACATGTGCCCACTTTGATGTTTGAACTGTGACGTCTGTTGAGAGATCTCTGTGTGTGCGACGTGCCGTTTTCAGGCCACGTCTCTGAACTGACAGGAGCAGAGAGAGCTTTACTTCCTTCCAGCAACTGtccacgcacgcgcacacacgttTGCGTCACTGTGTCCTGGTCCTGGCTGTAATGGGTGTCTCTAAATGTTACCTAGGCAGTATGacgtggggagagacagacaggtttttCCACACTATGGAGTCAGGGCACTATGACAGTGCTACCACTAATGACTCAGCAACATTAGGGAAAGTAGAGGAGGATAAGAGGTGGGTAGAGGGGGTTAGGTCTCCACTGTGATTTCAGTCTACACAAGCGGAGCTACGCTTTTGTCACGTTCCAAAAGTTCAGTGCACAAAAGTACGTATAGCTACGCAAAGAACCTCAGTCAGATCCCATTGCGTAGACTAGAGCATTTTAAGAAGAATATTGCATAATCCAAACATACTGAacataaaaacgcaacatgtgaagtgttggtcccatgtttcatgagctgaaataaaacatcccagaaatgttccatatgcacaaaagttATTTCTCAATTTTctacacacatttgtttacatccctgttagtgaacatttctcctttgccaacataatctatccacctgatcggtgtggcatttcaagaagctgattaaatagcatgatcattacacaggtgcatcttgtgctggggacattaaaaggccactctaaaatgctcagttttgccacacaattcaatgccacagatgtctcaagttttgagggagcgtgcaattggcatgtctCATTTCCCACATGGGCCACATATCTCCCAAAATATCAGTataacgtctgctaaatgaccatatTCTAATGCCAGTCAGTGTCCAGAGGTTTGGGATGGAGATAAGCCTGAAGCAAGACGGTTTGCAGTGATGAGGATCGAAGGGAGGAATCCTCCCTACAAGGCTACTCTTAAATTGTTATTGAAATGTGGTGTGCTTTCTGGCGCCACATGTCTGTCTTAGATTCATCCAATGGGTACTTCATTTTGGTAGTAGTGAAggcgtagctagctagctacacttaACGTTACTACGGAGTCCATGAACTGTAGTAGCTGAGCTCAAAACTTAATCCGATCCCTACTAAGGAGAAGCCACACAGACGGGAGGGACAGTGAGACACCTTGATGACtcagtgctgcctgcctgccatatTTTCTTGCTCTCCCCTTACAACCATCTTCCTCTGATGACCACTCAAGCCATGAACTTTCCCCACCCTCTCAGGACTTTCCATCTCATGAATGATGTTTTTCTAAATTGCTTGTCTTTTTTTATGCTTTAAAGCACTCCGATGATTAATGCAATAAAGTGCTATAAAAATGGAATGTATTATGTCATCAATATGATTATTATTCCCcttcctgacccctgacctctgcaGGTTTCAGGAGCCACTGGCTAACATGCTGACAGAGGCAGCATACTGTGAGGGAGCAGATGGAGGTTCTGCAGCAGCGGAGAGCTCTCCAGGAGACTCCTGGCCGTTCCACCCCCGTCGTCACAGTATCACCTCCCATGGTGCTGCCCCGCGCTCGACCACGCCCAGAAACTCCAGCTGTGGAAGCAAGTCCAACAGGTAGGTTGGCCCGCTTGTAAAACCTAATTGAGGAACTGTAGTTGGTGGAATACaacattttagatttttcaagTTGCTTTATTATTGACACCAATAATGTTAATTATTTAGACTCACAGACCCCCCCTTCCTTGCctgttttgtctgtctctgttcagTACATACAGCTGCTGACCCAGGTGAACCTGCTGTGCAGCCCTGTGGAGGCCCTGCACCACAAGGCCCACCACCAAACAATACCTGGTGAGTTACTGAGGCTCGCTCTATCTATATATACCCTTCTCAAGTCCTAGTCTCTGTGTGCCTTCCACCCAGGAGAAGCTCCAGGCGTTTACCCAGCATGAGGAGGCGATCAGGTCAGTCCGGGATCCAGGCTTCAGCAGCATTTTCAGGGCCTGAAACCTCCAGGGGGCACTGTCTCTTGTCCAGGAGCAGGAGAGCTCTGTCTCGCCATCcgctctttctccaaccccccctGCCAGGCCTCAAACACGCTCTAACAATGGTAATGAACAGggaggtctggtgtgtgtgtgtggttcatatGTAAAGACGTGAGAATCTGAATTGTATGTACTAAAGATGGAATCGATAACCTGTGTGTAGCTGTTTTGTGTTATCTATGTATCAGAGGGTGGGTTTGTGAATTGCTTGATTGTAAGTGTTTGGTTGTCCCTGCAGTGCGTACATACCCTCTGCTGCCTGCTAAGACGGCCTGGCTGCTCACCACCTGCTCCGTCTTCCTCTATCCAGAGCTCCTGCCCCACTGCAGCCTGGACCCCGCACTGCACCCTCCGCGCACCAAGAACAACTTCTACACATGCGGAGAGGACAggtacgtgcacacacacacatttacacatgcAGCACGTCCTGTGTGGGGAGACAAACTCCACAGGAGCTCATGTTCACAAACAACAGCAACCTGTTCAAAAACAATCCTCATTTACACACagtccctggtcaaaaatagctATGCCTAACGTGAGTATTTTATGTCAGTGATGCCTGCTCAGTATTAAGCTGAATATAAACACTTAAATGTGTGTTAACCCGTGTTGAATGTGTGTTAACCCGTCTCTCTCAAACCCATTCAATGACCGTTCACCGACATAGTTGGAACTATGAGGGCCTATGTCATCTTTACTGCTACAACCAAGCATCAAATTCTTCCTTGCATGGTTGAATGTTTGACTAAAGACTGGATATTTACTCGCAATGTGGATTTTTGTTCCATACTCATTGTACTGGGGCTGAAGCACTTCAGCCAGACAGAGCTCCCCTACCAGCTcatcacagattactgcacctgtacatagcccacctataatttagcccaaactactacctctttccctactgtatttaattaatttatttattttgctcctttgcaccccattatttttatttctactttgcacattcttccactgcaaatctaccattccagtattttacttgctatattgtatttactttgccaccatggcctttttttgcctttacctcccttatctcacctcatttgctcacatcgtatattagacttgtttatactgtattattgactgtatgtttgttttactccatgtgtaactctgtgtcgttgtatgtgtcgaactgctttgctttatcttggccaagtcgcaattgtaaatgagaacttgttctcaacttgcctacctggttaaataaaggtgaaataaaataaaaataaaaatgtgtcgcATTCTGGTAAGAATTGCACTTCCAATGCTGTATGAAGTAAGGTTGTTGTCATTATTTGGTCAAAAGCAAAACCAATGTACATAAGTAATATGGCTGAAAATACATTGTTGCCTATAGAATGCAAAACATTAATGAGAGACTGCCCCTAAAAAGCAACTTCTCGTTTTGAAAACGGCATTGTGGCATCGATAAGACTCATAAAGTCAGTCTTATCCTAAACTGAGATTTGCGAGATGATAGGAAATAATTGTATGTCACGGAATGAAGGGTACTGTTTTCCTTGGGTTGGGTTtatttcaatcctgcccacagctggcagcacccAAGTAATCATCAGTTCGGAGCGCAGCTGCACGCGACCTGATTTTAATGCCTatggtcaatttggtttgacattcAATATCTCTATGGGGCTAGTTAGGTACCATCAGTAAATTACAATGTACATGGTCAAA is a window from the Oncorhynchus tshawytscha isolate Ot180627B linkage group LG03, Otsh_v2.0, whole genome shotgun sequence genome containing:
- the LOC112228712 gene encoding uncharacterized protein C10orf95-like isoform X1, with amino-acid sequence MEVLQQRRALQETPGRSTPVVTVSPPMVLPRARPRPETPAVEASPTVHTAADPGEPAVQPCGGPAPQGPPPNNTWRSSRRLPSMRRRSGQSGIQASAAFSGPETSRGHCLLSRSRRALSRHPLFLQPPLPGLKHALTMCVHTLCCLLRRPGCSPPAPSSSIQSSCPTAAWTPHCTLRAPRTTSTHAERTEEQGAPSWEGPEEGSLSIPEEKEEEDDKIEDDEEDKDGGREHSPSPKRSTGDGEGSGVSDGPPTPFSGEMENPLQPCPNPSSDPRVCQKHLPHCQWGEGHTLDKGC
- the LOC112228712 gene encoding uncharacterized protein LOC112228712 isoform X2 is translated as MEVLQQRRALQETPGRSTPVVTVSPPMVLPRARPRPETPAVEASPTVHTAADPGEPAVQPCGGPAPQGPPPNNTWRSSRRLPSMRRRSGQSGIQASAAFSGPETSRGHCLLSRSRRALSRHPLFLQPPLPGLKHALTMSSCPTAAWTPHCTLRAPRTTSTHAERTEEQGAPSWEGPEEGSLSIPEEKEEEDDKIEDDEEDKDGGREHSPSPKRSTGDGEGSGVSDGPPTPFSGEMENPLQPCPNPSSDPRVCQKHLPHCQWGEGHTLDKGC